The Fusarium oxysporum f. sp. lycopersici 4287 chromosome 6, whole genome shotgun sequence DNA segment TCCCTGCTCAAGAATTGCTGGGGCTTCGGTCTCGATTCACTTCCGTGGGTTCGAATTTGCTTTTCGAGTCGTCGTACCCGCTCTTCTAGTCGGAGGATTCTCCTGTTCATGAAATAACTTTCAGTGTCCAAGGCCCATAGATTGGCTGGGTCCCCTTGGCCTGGAGGTGGACAGCTGTTGGCGCCAGTTGAGCTAGTTGGAGAAGACAGTTCTGAAGTCATCGAATCGAGCGCTATCCTCTACCGAGAGTACAAAACAGTAGAAAGAGGTGCAGAGAGAAGGATACAGAAGGTGGGATACTGTGATCCATTCTAACGAAAAACCGCGAGGAAATGAACTTGTTATATATAGATGTCGTGGGTCGGGTGTCAGAGGCAGGCCTGTTCAGGATAGATTTGACTCAGGATCAGAAATCTATGATAGCCAATCGGAATGGCCCTTCTTGTCACGCCGCGTTAGTGTGTACCAAACCCGGCCATCACCCTTGGCAAGAATAGAGTATATATGTACTAGCTGCTGCCTCGACCTTGTACCTAGAGGAGAAACAAAGGCCTCTATCTGCCATGGAAGAAATGCAATGCCATGGTGTAGACAAAATGCGGTTCTGAGATATTGTAGGTTCATGGGCCTATGAATGGCCTGACTATGCGGGATAGTAGAGCGGTAGATATTGCCTAATTTTTAAATCCCAGTAGTCGCTTGTGAGTGTAGAGGCTTATCGATGACTGTAAGACCTTTCATCTCTCGGTTATACTGGGCATACATGACGCCACTTTGCTGGGCAGAACATGTAACGGCATTTGTGGATGACTAGAAACCTCATTTTACTTGTTGATTCCCAAGCTCCCCCTACGATCAGCAGTAGGCGATATTAAGGGCACCCTGCCTTATTTCGAAACAAAATCGGGTTTTCTGAGAGGCCTCAACCCGCCAGACAGTTGGCGTTGATGCATTGTGCCGAAAAAGTAATGGTTTTATTGATTTTGTCTCTGGTTCAGCAGGATTCAACTCGATTGCCATGGCTGCTGGGTTTCGAAAAGCCAGTTCTGGTTAGGTACGGTGGATTAAAAGCGATGAAGTCGCACTGTCTACTTTATAAGACAGTTCCATGGAGACGAGAGCCAGCGAGAAACCGACCTAGCCCTGCATATTAGGGATGAGTAAAGAACTATCTCTTGCCGTCCCGGCTTCTATTGAAGTGAGATGTACATCACGTAATACAACGACGCACCGCTGTCCAGGCCATGGCTCCCACATCTGTGGAATTGTCTTGTAGAGTGGGTGCCACCTTTTTGGCGCCAGCTGAAACGCTTGCCCACAATTGCGGAAGACTTAAAAGATAAGGCCGCCCCAGCCGGTGGTAAACATTGTCGCATGTATGCTATCGGGGCTAATTAACTCACTATTCATTGGCAGAATTCCTCCTTTGACTCCTGCAACGTCATAGTTTTTGTTGTTTTCGTTATGGCACTACGTTTACGAAACATCATAGATTTATAAAAGCCTTTTGATCTGCTGCAGCAGAATACGCCTTCGTCTGGAGAAAGCAAGGACGACTTGAGCTGCGACTCTTGAGAGAACGGTGTTTTTAACCAAGCGTCTCCATAATAAGGGCTGCAAATGAAAATTTCCCAATAAGTATTTCAACCGCTCGAGTGTTGCGGTAGAATACACCATACCATCAGATTTCGTCTTGGCTCCCGCGGCATGCGTCAATCGGTTTCCTTCACACCGCCATTTTCATTTGCGGCCGGCTCGACTTGTAGAGATGGAAGCGGCCTTCACACATACCATCCTTGATGGACCCATTCCGATCCTCCTCCGAGTTCTTTCAACTGTCATGAACCTATCATCGAAAGCAGCGACGTCGACTCCTCCGCCATTGTGGAAACAGTTAATTAACAGCACGTCTGATAGGCCCGCGAGGAGAACGCCACTACGCCTTCGTGTATTGTCTCACATACCCGCCTAAAAATCGATCTAATTGGCTACATCTCAGTGCTCGCACACGGTTGTGTTTTGTCTTGCCTGGCAGGGCAGCAAGCAGTCTAAGTATTCTTGACAGGTATATATTCTCACCTATCCGACTACTCACCATAGCGATCTTCTGAAACACATTCAGACGTTTTTCTCAATATGGTTCTTTGttactttttctttccttttaTCTGGATTCGACAGGTCAAGGCCCCCTTCAAGAAACGGGGTTTAGCCTGCCCTTTCTATATCTATAACCCGACAATATGCCAAGGATGCTTTGCAAGCGACCTACGATCCATTAAAGATATGATTGGACATCTATTCGAATCCCATTCGCGTCCCGTGTACTGTGCGACTTGTTACAATACATTTGACGACTTGGTGAAACGCGACGACCATGCTTTGCGTAATCAGTGCCGAAAGAGTACCCCAGGCCCCTTATTCGGGCTCAGCGAGCGGCAGAAAGCGGAGTTGATGAAAATAAACTTGGATTGTACGGTTGACGAGGGCTGGCTTCGGATTTGGCATATTGTCTTTCCAGAGGAAAAGGATCCTGTTCTTCCTCCTCGCATCCAATCTCTATAGTGCTCTAATTCTGACAGAATTTATGGCCGAAGGCTGAAATGGGCCATATTTGCAGAAAGCGAGATCTTGCGGAAACCGGATGAGTCAACCTCTTCTTCGATCTGGGAGGAGAGACTGCATCAGATAGACAGAAATGGATACCAAAGGTGAACTCAGTATGAGCTAAGATCAGATTCGCAATCGCTGGATGTCAGATTTGTTTATTGAGGAGTGAACCGTGAGACGCGTAAAACAGCGGTGAAATTACCTGCCAGTATCACACTCGGTATAAGTACTGTAGTAAGACGATTCATAATCGCTGACAATGTCCTGTTCTCCCATCACCCTTCCCAACCACCTGATTCTCCCAACGCCCTGGCACTTTCTCCATTTTCACCAAAGATTGACCTTTCTTTACCATTCCCTTTTTAACGACCTGGGTCTGCTACTATACTTTGTAAGACATGTCTCTACAGCCCCATTCCGAATAACAGATTGCATACGGTAGCGGCACTGGCGAGAGGCAGCCcagaaagaggagaaagcaCCTGTTGCATAGCACTGCCTCCCTCACGGGTTTAAAACCGGCGACTTTGGTTCGTCCGGCATTCATAAAAGGCATCCTCTCCTCCATCCTCAACCCAGCAAGCCCGGTATCTCAACCAAAGTATCATGGACGCTCGACTCACTTTTGCAGAGAAGCTTGGCCATGGCCTCGCAAAGGGTATCTCCTCTGCAACTCGAAGAGCAAAGGAGATCATACTCATTTACGTCTTCATCACCGTTATTGGCGTGGTCCTTCTCTACATGAACCCAAGTccgtcctcttcctcatcctaCCTATGTCCATTTAGACTGACGTCCTTAGAACAACAAGAACTTCAACTTGCCACCAGAGGCTGGGGCGGCTTCGACGAACAACCCCGGACAGAAAAATGCTACCGCCAGGAACGAACTGCGATGATCCTCAGTTTGCTCTTCGGAGTCTTGGGCGTCGATCAGTTCTACGCTCGTCACTGGCCCCTGGCTGTATTCAAGCTTTTGACCCTTGGGGGATTCGGACTTTGGTCATTTATTGACGTAATTTTGTGGATGGTGGGTGGCGTATATGGAACACCGGGATGTCCTGGGGGAAGTTCCAAGGGGTGGCAGTACTAGGTGGGTATTGGCCGCTGCGCTTCAGGATAAATGACGAGCTAGAGGCGGTTGAATCATCAGTCATCTGTCAGACGTGGTTGCGCAGTTACGTTTGTATTTTGCGACTTGGGAGTTTCTATGAGCAGCTTGGCTTGGGTTGACAAGTGTATCGGCCAGTAATCGACTTGGCTTGGGGTAGACACTTTGTAAATAATGGCTTAGTCTACATTACACAGTAAGGTGCGGATTCAGTGTCAGTAACTTAGTATAAGATGTTTGCCATGAGAAGATAAAAGTAGACTAGACACTGCGGTTCGGATGGAGACCACTGACATGGCATAAACCCGTTCACTAACGTCATTTTCAGGAGAATCAAGGACTACAAGTGAACAGTGCGTCTCGCCCAGGCCAGGAATAAACGCTAAAACTACCAAAGCCCAAACTCCAGAGGCATAGATCGTGGTTACCATGGTCGGGGGCCGAGACTCACAAGACGCTGTTACCGCTGTGAGAAAGCAAGGCTGAAATCGGCACCGGCTATGTCGCGAACGGCAAATGCCTTATCCGTTTTGGGACACTTCTGAAAATATTTTGGAAGTCAACTACGAACGCGGAACCCGCACCATACTGTAGAATTGATGCTGACTCGCAATCTCGTCGTGCCATACGCGCCAGGCCGTTTGACAACGCGAATTGGCATCCCTCCTTTGTGCAAATTAAAAGACAGGCAGCAGTATCATAGAATAAATCAAGCCTTTCCAGTAGCGGTAACTTATTGTTGGTCATTCCAAGAAGGCATACGTAGTACACTAGGATATTCGGGAGCTAATATTGGCTGTCTTCCGGATCAGGCAGGATTAGGGTCGTACTattgtcagacattacgtgtattcggtccattgatCCAGATTTGTATATTCATCTTGTATTATGTTCAAGTTCTgccccttagaggttttaccatttcggctgtaatcttaaagtatccctgcttgcacgtgacaCCCAGTGCCTGTTCAACAACTATGGGGGTAGAGCAGTAGTAAGTGGAAGGAGAGATAAGATGTACGATAAAGGAAATCCAAAACATCAATATGTGTACAGGCCAGATTGTTTTAACTTGTCAAATTATAAAAGACATGATATGTGCACAGACCAATTTCAGCACTTTTTGTTGTAATTCATCGAATTACGACCACGACTGCGTACAGTAGTAGGAAGGTGGAATTCCGGGAGTAATAGAGGGTCTTGCCCGAAGAGATTAACAACTATCTGATTCAAAGCCTTGTACGTAGTCCAATCTAAGAAATCTCTCTAATCATTCCAGATACCTGCGTCTTTCATTTGCTCTTGCCATCCGCGTGTAACAAGCATTCCTGCAGGGCAGCAATCAAAGGTGAAATTCTGGAAGCTGAACCCGAAATGCTCTTTATGACTTCACGGAGATGAGGGTTACCTGTATTTACGCCATTAAGGACATACTGAAAGATCAGCCGTTATATAGATACTCCCTCCATGACCTGGAAGGTAACGCCTGCATGCATATGTAGAGCTGATGTGTGCCGAGTCTTAAATACGCCGCTGGTGGCGTGGGGCTTCCCTAATTAAACTAACCAACAAAGGTGTAGCGCTTTACTCTATAGGATAGAGAAGGCGTTTCTTCCAAGTCCTGCATCTACATTAGTagctcttttcttccttgaTTTTGATCACCACATAAATGTTGGTCTTGATAGGAATGAAAAAGAACCATTGTAGCGGTAAACCACGAAGCCAGTCAGGTATTTCTTCAGTTCCCTTCAGTTATCAATATCGTTATCTAACAGCATTCATGTAGTAACCGACATTGTCTTAGTTTGCTTTTCAAAGGCCACAAACAAGGGGAACAAGAGCGATGAATGATGCACGCCGTGTCAGCAAAACAGACGATGGGGACACAAGAATAATACCCTATGCGAATCTCAAAGATCATCTTGCTGGCACAGAGGGCAAGAAACCCGTGAGATTCCTCATCCTGCAGATGTCTGCAGATGTGGAAAATCCTACAAAACTCCCACTGCTACAGCACAGGTGGGAAAGAATCTTCGAGAAGTGGTGGGGGCGACGGCGCTCTGTCGTTGACAGGTTTATCGAGAAATCTCGCCCGAAACCTCATTTCAAATTTGCTGTTGCTCTTTGCTCCTCTAGAGTACGTACTCATATGCGTGCGGTTAGGGCGTACTTTCTGTTAGATTTCGCTCATAGTCCAGCTCCTATCGATACGCTGAGGGGCGAAATTCAGCGGGGGATAGGTACTTGGGAATGGCCAGATACTGTGGCTCTTGGTTATGGAGAACACAACGTACAGGAGCATGTGGTAATGTTGCTGTCAAAATTGGATTTCATGTCCGACCAAAGTCGCCCCGACTTTCATCTTTTTGGGGACGAAGAGTTGAAGGACGCAGTCAGGGAGATTCGAAAACAGGAACAGCCCGCCGAGGGACGTTAGGAACTATATTCATATGTCAAGCTAGACTTGTATGGTGAGACTAGTTTCTGAATCGGTCACATTGATATCGTTGGTATAAGAATAGAAGGGATCTGTTCCGTGTGATAGGAATACAAGTGTTGTTATGCTTGTAACTGGTGACAGTTTTTGTCTCGGTCTTGTACTTGGTGGTTGGAGGCTTGTAACTGGTGacagtcttggtgttggtcaTGGGGGGCTTGTAGGCTGGCTTAGTGACAGTGTGAGTGACCGTAGCTGTCACGGTCTTGACCCTTTCTCCATAACCATTTCCGTAGTCACCACCAAGGCTGGCAAAGACTAGCGGGAGAGAAAGTAGAGGAGCGATCAAGGTAAAGATTTTCATGTTGTAAAGTGGAGCAAAACTCTTGAATATATGATTCGAGCGTGTGGAGCCGTTGAAACAGCGGAGGGGAAGCTCGAGCCTGCAAGTCCAAGCGTGCAGGATCTTCTGTGAGCATCAGGGGATAAAAGGAGACCTTTATACCACTTGTTGCTTACATGCTTCCGATACGCAATGGAGATATTACTCCCATATCTCGAAATATGAGATGTACAAGATGAATACCAACTTGACTTAGGTTCACATCTTACCACAAGAACTCAGATTGTGTGGCTCCCTCAATAAAATACACAAGAAGGTTATTTTAAGCAACTGTCCTTGGTCAATGGCTGCCTGTCTGACGGAGCAGGCTACCAATAGCTGTTGTCGGAGCTACAATACACCATAGGCGCAGGGCGTGAGGATTTCCCAGCCATCCACGGTGACGGTACAGTCAATCTCAGGACCATGTACCCGTTAAACGCTAGCGATCCGCCATTGCAAGGGGTGAAACAAAGAATGGAAAGCAGAAGTGCGGAAAGTGAACCTGAAATTGGCCGTGCACTAGTAGATGCTATGGGATATGTGTTACTTTGCATATCACCACCAATGTGCCATCCACGGCCGTCTAAGCGGTGTCGCAGTGACTATACAAGAACACTATTACCTGATATCGTATCATGAGTCTTGAACTAAGTACACTGCGTAGAGTCACATGAAAATCTTATTGAGCTCTAGACCTTTACTGCCCGGAAGCTATTTATGAGAACTTTTGAACTTTAGGTATACAGGATACTAATTCAATACACTCGTTCgcaaagtattataagatGCCAGCGGCGTTGAGTTCTGCTGCATACAGTAATTTCTAAATTGTCAGTCGTCTTTTCATTGCCTCTGTGTTTAGCGAAAGGCTTGACATTGGGCTACATAGGCATCAAGTTCACATATGTGGCGGTCCCCTTAGGATAGCAGCACGAGGGGCAGGATTACAGCTGATAACAAAAGTCATACCTACCCTGGATGGTCCAAGTACCTACTTTCTAGGTCTTTATTTCTAGGTCTGTAACGAAGCCCTATCACTTGCTATTTCGGCTTCAATCGTATCCTCTCCATGACAACAGCCGTTAAGATGGGATGGCTTATGTTCCAAGGCGGTGCTGTAGGCTCACTTCGCAAAATTACCAAGCACTACATGATGTCGGCGGGGCGTATTGAGGGGTTAAGTTCAGGCTTATGTCAAATCTGGGTGCAGCATGCTTTGATTCAACACAACAGCAAATGCTACCATCTGCGTCGTGCTCTACATATAATCATCTCTATTCACCAAATAGAGGCCTGTCCTCTCTGAAAGGGATTTGAATATTTTAGGTATCCCTCAATTTCCGTTCTTATGCTGTATCGTTTCTCATCCTGGGCATTTGGCTCCTGACGTTAGGCATTCCCATACCAGGCTGCTTTCAATTCGCTATTTTTGGAAATATTGCAATTTCATGATTATAATACGGGCAGAAGGGAATTTAGGTGTATATGGTTATTCACTAAATCATATTTCTTCAGGATCTTATTTTGAAGTACTTCTCTGGAAGGTGGTTCACGTATTCACTGCGCCTCCTTCAAAACCGTGGTCGAACTACAAAAAGAATTGGAACGCAGACGTGAATACAAATCATGAAAATCTTTCCCTTCGTTCCCTCTATTCTCAGTCTCGTAGTTTCAGCGCAGTTGCAGGGTATAACGGAGATTGATTGGCCAAAGGAGTGCGGACACGCGTCGGAGTCGTTTTACCCTGCCATACCAACCGCCAAGCCTCCCGTAGCGGAGGCACCCCAGGTGGCTTCTACGCAAGTAGAGACTCCCCATTCACTTCTCACCCATGCCCCGGTAATCCATGATAATCCATCTCTCCCCCCTGCCGAGTATGCCGCCCAGAATGGACCATTCTCTAACCCTAACGTTTACCCACCTCACCCCGAAGCCTCCGTAAGTGGTTACAGCCAGCGGGAGCAATCGCCTGAGCCCCACAGTACGAATGAAAAGCACGATGGTGATGTGCATTTTGGCGACATGACTCATTATGAGGTTGGTGTAGGGGCTTGCGGTCAGGACTCGACTGGGCAAGGCGACACTGGCAACATTGTAGCACTCTCAAAAATCTTATTCGATGCGGCCAAGATCGATACCAATCCCAACAATAACCCGCTATGTGGTAGAACTATCATTATCAAAGGTTCCAACGGCAAGGTTTCTCATGGTACCGTCTTAGATCAATGCGAAGGCTGCAAAATGAGTGATATGTATGTCAGCCACAAAATCTATAAAGAAATTTGGGGGAGCCTGGAGAAGGACGGCACCAATATCCAGTGGTGGTATAGCTAACCAGGGTCCCTGATGAGAAGTTATTGCTTTGGGAGTAATATTTGGCGAAAAGGACGGAGGATTCGGTGATGATTTGCCTTACCATCAGTTTCTTGGTAGGAGACGCCATATGTATCATAAGGATTCCTTTACTTTGACCTGGACTGTCTCTCCGTTCAACCATTGTCAACATTATTTGTGGTTAGTTCAGCATCACTTTTATCGTGTGAAACTTTCTAAGAAATCTTTTCCTCCCAAATGCCAGCAAACATATGGTCTGTACTAGAGTAACTTCATTCTAACTAGTATATACAGCTACTTGTAGCTGTAGTTTCTGTagtcttcttttcttttctgttCCCTACTTGCTAAAGTCGAAAATTGCTGGGACTCGATTGAAAACTAAAAATGAAAACGACTCTACCACGAACAGTCTAAAGTCACAGCTTCTCATGCACGGAAGGCGCGACCGCAGGGGTAGTTGCATCGTCATAACCTTCCCTATTGGCGAGGAGATCCCTTACATATGCTATGTTACATACAATTCAAATCGTACCCACTTTGGTGTTTCCAGCCGAAAAGGAATTCATGAACGTGATATTCTTTCCTGCATATACCCAAGTGCTAAGTAGATACCTGGTCCGGCAAGGAACTCCCTGGCATACCATCTCTTCCACCAAAGCGGCGCCTTTCCTAAAAAAGCTTCAGGGGTTAGCAGAATCCAGGATATCTCAGGAGAATCCGAAAGTCTAATGCCGAGAACTATGACAGCTAGAGAAGCCTCTTAACGTCTGGTTGTACCAAGAGATACAAGTAGCTAACTTGAGATGGGGATAACCTATCTAAGGACGGTGTTACAGTGATTGGATGTCTGCCAGTCCATGACCATGGGAGGCCGTGGCCGGGGGCGACAGAAGAGACAGAACGTGGTGGGTCTGACATAACAACGCATAACGCGGCTTCTGATTTTCTCTAGTTACTGTTCACGTGAAATATGTCGCTTCGGTCAAAACCTTGGTTTCGTGGTGCGTTACTGTAGCTATCGATCCAAATCTATTACTAGGGTTGCGGTTGCTTCCGGTCTGAAGGTGGTGACCTATGACTCATGTCCAAAGTGGTAAAGCTGAAGCCCGTTAAATGTTAAATCTTTTTATTGTTACTGGCGTACTTGTGAAAAAAGGGTTTTTTGTGATAGCTACCTCAGCCGACGGTAAGATCCAGAATGGTAGGAATGGATTGGATCTTTATTCTCATTGCCTTTCACCCGTTGCTGCGATCTAGTTGGCCACAGTTCCGCCCTGACAGTGTCGTAATAACCGGTATTGTGGAACGACGGATCAGTTGTAATGGCGAAAGGGTAACTATGGTTCTTAGATAATACCAATCGAGCAAGCCTGCTTTAATCCACTACAAGTATGAACAAAGTAACGTTCCTCCTTTCATAGCACGCAGCATTGCAGCAGAAGGATTTACACTCTCGTTGGCGGCAAAGTCTCTCTTATCCAGCTAGAACACAGCCAGCGGCAACATGAAGTCTTCATCATTTGAATCATCGTCTTCTCTGTCGCTAAAATCCGCAAGCGACGTGCAACTAACAAGTATCGTCGATGGAAACTCTCAAGAGGCTGACATTGGGACTGTCACCTCTAAGCAACTTCTTCGAAAGGTTGCTGCAATCGCATACCTATGCGGCGTGAGCGTTACCAGTAGCGCAACCAATGGCCTCATAGTCATTGGACTCCCTGAACTGACAGAAGATCTCCGTCTCCCTCCGTCTCTCGCCTTCTGGCCATCGTCAGTTCAGGGACTGGCCACTGCATCAACGCTGCTGCTCGCGGGTGCTATTGCTGATGTCGCGGGACCACGGCCAGTGAATCTGCTGGGATGCATGTTCAATTGTATCTTCATGCTTACCTGTGGACTGGTCAAGAGTGGCGAGGAACTGGTTATTTTGAGAGCCTTACAAGGCGTCGCCACTGCGTTGCACTTGTCTAGTTCTGTGGCCCTTGTGACTAAAGTGCAGCCGCAGGGCGAGGACGCAACTTATCCTTTGCTTGCCTGGGATTAAGCCAGCTGTTAGGTTTCTCAGCTAGCCTAGTTGTCGGCGGTATATTGATCGATACTATTGGATGGCGATCGGGATGGTATTTCTGTGGAGGCCTTACCTTGTTGCTCCTCGCCATCGGGTGGTGGGCCTTGCCAAGAACCTCATTCCTCAGCGCATCACGAAACACACTGCAAAGTCTGCAAGTGCGAGTCGATTGGGTTGGCGCATTTCTCGCATCGGTCTCTATGAGCCTACTGACATACTTTTTGGGGTTCGTTGCCGTATATCCCTCTCCATCTGTGTATCTGCTAACTAGAAAACAGCGTCATAAGCACCAATGTAGATCGAATTCGTTCTCCAGAGAGCCTTCTTTCCCTCAGTCTCAGCATGATAACAGCAGTGTTGTTTGTTTGCTGGATGCATTCTCGAGTCAAGAATGGCCAGGTTGCTCTCATCCCGAATGAGCTCTGGAAAAATCCTTGTTTTACCAGTGTCTGCATCACTGTGGCCCTATCGTTTGCTGTGTTGAACTCTCTGGACCTCGTGACGAGTCTTTAGTAAGTTCAAAAATGAACGACAGTCAAGAACCTCATTCGACTGACGGGACCTCCTAGTTTCCAAGAAATCGAGCATCTCTCAGCTCTTGAAGCAGCTATACGCATGCTTCCGAGCACTGTGGTTGGCCTCACCCTCAACATCACTACGGGTCTTGTAGTTCACAAGATCCGTGCTAACTGGCTGGTCGCTCTCGCTTCCCTCCTTTCCGCTGGCTCCCCTCTGTTAATGGCTGTCATCCAGTCGGACTGGCCATACTGGAAGTGCGCTTTTCCCGCACAGGTCCTCATGCCGTTCTCTGTTGATGTTCTTTTCACAATCGGCCTTATCATTATCACGGAGGTTTTTCCCGAAGAAAAGCAAGCAGTCGCTGGTGCTGTTTTCAATACCGCTGCGCAGCTTGGCAATACCATGGGGCTTGCTGCCATGCAAATCATCTCAACATGGGTCACAAAACAACAAGAGAAAGTAAAATCCCCGACACAGGCTCTGATGGAGGGATACAGAGCGACATTTTGGACTATGTTAGCCCTCCTCTTGGTCTGTACCATTGTTGGAGCAATTGGCCTTCGAAAAGCGGGCAAAGTTGGGTCAAAACATTATTAAGATGCCAATCCGACTTATGGGGATGATGGATTTTTGTGTATCCAAGCGAAAAACAGTACACCGGATAATAGGTGGCCAATACTTGAATCAGATCTAATTGCGCGATCGTTTCAATTGTTAGGCACAGTGACAGCCTCGGTAATTCTCTTTCTGACGGGGCAAGAACGCACGATGAGAGTGTTACGAAAGCTGGGCTAAAGCCAGTCGTTATACGAGATCGAATCCATAAGATCACAATGTTGTCGAGGTGTCTAGCCTTCGCTGTTCACTATGAAGTTCCTGAAAGCAGCCATGGGGCCTGCGTAGATGTTACGGCAATAATACTAATCTCTCACGTATTGAGTCCGAGCCGTGATGCGGAATATCCTCCGGGCTAGAGTAAATGTTGCGCTAGCAAACGGCATTAGCAAAAGTGATAAATACCCATGGAGTATCCACTGGCGGAACAACAGAAGTCTCTTCCTGAGTTCCTTGTCATCGAGTTTTGGGAAACTTGATCATGGACGCTTCTATCTTCCTGGCCGTCCTAGGGTTACAAGGAACTCGTTGAAGCCCGAAATAAATGGAAAGGTGAgctgaagaacaaggaggCGTTTTCCTTTAGCGAGGCTATTATCAAAGCTCCGGTGAGATTGAGCACAATCCATTGTTTCACACCTTTGATAAGTTGAGAGACGGAGCCGCGCTGCGGTGTGAGGAGTTTAGCCATGTGCACGCAGCATCGAGACCCAAGTCTGAACAGACTTCTGGTCTGTCAGCCGCTGGTAGAAGGAATACCTAGGTTAGAGATGGCGAGGCAACGAGCCCAAAGTCTCAGTCAAGGTCCACGTTAGAGTACTTAGTGATCGGATAAGATCGGCTCTCTAGACTTGAGAGTTTTTGTTTTAGCTTTTTTAAGGACAAGTTCCCTATCCGTAGGGTTGCTATTCCAAGCTCCAGCCTACATGTTAGCTTTTCTGAAATCTTCAAAGTTTGCAACGTACAATTGCGTCAAAGGAGTCGGAAAAATAGCAAATGCACGAACAAACGTAAAAGCTATTGGTAGCTTGACAAGATTAGTACATCGCCAGGGCGTATGAATGTATCCTTCTTGGACACGGGTTATATTTGGCTTATCCAACAAGCTT contains these protein-coding regions:
- a CDS encoding hypothetical protein (At least one base has a quality score < 10), which translates into the protein MKIFPFVPSILSLVVSAQLQGITEIDWPKECGHASESFYPAIPTAKPPVAEAPQVASTQVETPHSLLTHAPVIHDNPSLPPAEYAAQNGPFSNPNVYPPHPEASVSGYSQREQSPEPHSTNEKHDGDVHFGDMTHYEVGVGACGQDSTGQGDTGNIVALSKILFDAAKIDTNPNNNPLCGRTIIIKGSNGKVSHGTVLDQCEGCKMSDMYVSHKIYKEIWGSLEKDGTNIQWWYS
- a CDS encoding hypothetical protein (At least one base has a quality score < 10), whose amino-acid sequence is MITAVLFVCWMHSRVKNGQVALIPNELWKNPCFTSVCITVALSFAVLNSLDLVTSLYFQEIEHLSALEAAIRMLPSTVVGLTLNITTGLVVHKIRANWLVALASLLSAGSPLLMAVIQSDWPYWKCAFPAQVLMPFSVDVLFTIGLIIITEVFPEEKQAVAGAVFNTAAQLGNTMGLAAMQIISTWVTKQQEKVKSPTQALMEGYRATFWTMLALLLVCTIVGAIGLRKAGKVGSKHY